The stretch of DNA AAGTTCGCATCGGGGCGTTCGATAAACCAGTGAAGCGATCAACCAAGCTCGCTGACGTTCATTTGACGAGTTTCCGATGCTTGGTTGGCTTGCCATAGGGTCCCGGATTCAACGTCCAGGCAAGTCAACCATCCTCCTCTGCATGCAGCCGTGTCGATGCAAATGGCGTGGCCATTGGTGATGGGAATACCAGAGGATTGAGAAGTGTGGCCGCAGACAACGGTCTTGCCAGAAACATGACCGGGAAACGACTTCGAGTACTGGTGCCAAAACAGCATGTGGTCAGATTGCTCGGTCATCGGCTCGCTAGGATCAACACTCGCGTGGACAAAGATATGAGACTGCGTTTCATAGTACGGCAACAAACGATTGAGCAGAAAACGCCAATGACTATCGGGAATGTCACTCAAATCAGTGACATTTCCTTCCCGATCTTCATACGATTCAAGAGCCTGGATCCCGCCAAACTTTCCCCATCGCACCTTGCCGTAGTCGTCATTGCGAGCTTCCAACATCATGATCTCATGATTGCCACGCAGCGGCACAAGGCCGTGTGTCTGATCAAACTTGATCAACCAATCCAGCACCCCGCACGTATCGGGACCTCGGTCCACGTAATCGCCTAAAGTCACGACCACATCGTCATCGCGAATGCCGACGAAATCGACCAAAGCTAACAATGCGTCTAAACAACCGTGAACATCGCCGATGGCAAGGTGACGCGGCATCATGAGTTCTCCTAGGCAGTTGACTAGCTCTCGCTAAACGATAGTCCATCGTCGCAAAAACACTTTGCCAATGAAATGAGTGGCACCGAAAAGAGACAAGCCTAGCACCGCCGAAAAGAACAAGGCAGCAATCAATGCATCTGTCTTGACCATTGCCTGCCATCCGGTCATTAGTGTCCCCAATCCGTCATAGTCAGTCCCGTTGCCTACAAAGAACTCAGCAACGATTGCACCAATCACAGCAAGCCCACTACTCGTCTTGACCCCCACGATCAAATCCGAGATCGCCGAAGGGATCTGCAACTTCAACAATCGTCGAAGGCGTCCAACACGATATAGATCGAACAGTTCGCCAGCACTTCGTTCAATGCGAGTAAGACCCGCGGTGACACTATTGACAATGGGAAACAAACACACGATTACCGTGACGATCACCACCGTACGAAATGTGTACCCGCTCCAGATGATCAGAAGGGGAGCGATCGCAACAATCGGTACTGTTTGCAACAGGACAACGTAAGGAAAGAATGCGGCACGAAGCCTCTCGGATTGACTAAACACCAACGAAATCGCTGAACCTATGACGGTGGCCATCAGCAATCCCGCAACCGCAGCGATTCCCGTAGCGATGATCGCCCGAAACAAGGCTTCGCGATGTTCAATACCTGCCGCAACGCAAGCTCTCGGCGTTGGCAGTAGCGCACGCGGCAGTTCCCACCACCAAACCACAGCTTCCCAAACTAGCAACGCCACCGCGGCAACGCTAATCACGGCAATCACATTACCCAATCCGCGACGCAAACCGTTTCGGCGTTCTTTTGAGTTCATAGGCTGCGAACTCATGAACTGCTTCCTCGCAACGCGTCGCTCACACGTCCGTACATTGCACCGAATTCAAGCGACCGACGCGACTGATCCGTGCGAGGCCAAGGCAGATCGTTCTCAATGACAACTTCTAAACGCCCAGTCCGCATCACGGCAATCTCGTGCGACAACATCACGGCTTCCGCGATATTATGCGTGACCATTACCGCAGTAAAACGTTGTGAGTGCCAAAGCGACAAGAACAATTCGCCCAATTGATTTCGCAACATGTCGTCGAGCGACGCGAACGGTTCGTCGAGTAATAGCAGACAAGGGCGTGTCACTAAGGCTCGGGCAATTGACACTCTCATCTGCATTCCCCCGGAAAGCTGGTGGGGAAATCGGTGCGCTGCGTTGGAAAGTCC from Rubripirellula amarantea encodes:
- a CDS encoding ABC transporter permease; this encodes MSSQPMNSKERRNGLRRGLGNVIAVISVAAVALLVWEAVVWWWELPRALLPTPRACVAAGIEHREALFRAIIATGIAAVAGLLMATVIGSAISLVFSQSERLRAAFFPYVVLLQTVPIVAIAPLLIIWSGYTFRTVVIVTVIVCLFPIVNSVTAGLTRIERSAGELFDLYRVGRLRRLLKLQIPSAISDLIVGVKTSSGLAVIGAIVAEFFVGNGTDYDGLGTLMTGWQAMVKTDALIAALFFSAVLGLSLFGATHFIGKVFLRRWTIV
- a CDS encoding metallophosphoesterase family protein, which gives rise to MPRHLAIGDVHGCLDALLALVDFVGIRDDDVVVTLGDYVDRGPDTCGVLDWLIKFDQTHGLVPLRGNHEIMMLEARNDDYGKVRWGKFGGIQALESYEDREGNVTDLSDIPDSHWRFLLNRLLPYYETQSHIFVHASVDPSEPMTEQSDHMLFWHQYSKSFPGHVSGKTVVCGHTSQSSGIPITNGHAICIDTAACRGGWLTCLDVESGTLWQANQASETRQMNVSELG